Within Spinacia oleracea cultivar Varoflay chromosome 4, BTI_SOV_V1, whole genome shotgun sequence, the genomic segment aaaaggtttttttttgttctattCACTTCTACTCTATTCTATTTTTGACAACCATATTTTACCATCTTACCCCTTTTCCTCGCAGTAATTACACGTTTTTCTCCTACTTTACGTCTTTACCCACCTTTTTCTTATACCCATCCACCATTACCCATTATTTTACTACTTCTCTCTTACTTTTTCCacctttttcttacacccactcaCCATTCCTAGAAACAAGAGTCAACATGAGTATGATATTGAAATGACCTGCAGAGTTATCATTGGTCTGAACAATGTTATGATTTTTCCTGTATGTGTATGAGTTTCAGGGGATTTTACGTTTGCGGGGAAGACCAGCAGTCGCATATGACCAGCAAGGCCTTGTTTTTGCTGTTGCTATGGAAGGGGGTGCTGTTAAATTGTTTGATTCACGCTCCTATGACAAGGTGTGGCACCATACGACATAAACACTTGCATgctaattcatttcttttgcaCCCATTATATTGATTTCGGGAATCTCAATTGTAGGGTCCTTTTGATACCTTTTTAGTTGGTGGAGATAATGCAGAAGTCTGTGACATAAAATTCAGTAATGATGGAAAGTCTATGCTCTTGACTACCACCAACAATAACGTTTATGTTCTTGATGCGtatgctggagaaaaggttaTATTTATCTTACTTAGCGATGATTCTGTTTTTATTTGGGTCTATATATTACTTCCAGTGTAAACACGAGTTTCTAGgaattcttgttttattgcttctgcACACTCTTCTTAGATAGCTTAATCTCTGAGAAGTATTATTTAGTATAAAAGATTTGCTCATGCAGCGTTGTGGATTTAGCTTAGAGCCTTCACAAAACACAACTATAGAAGCAACATTCACTCCTGATGGACAGTATGTTGTTGCAGGTATGTATTCCTTTTCCTAGGTAATGTATGCAAAATTGCCGTAAATAGTGAAAATTTGTCTTTCTTTTTCTCATCCTTtctcttaaaatttaaaacttgcgACTTATATTAGCCTGGTTGTGTTGTTGATACTTCCACTACTGCTGTAGTGGTTCCTAAGCAATAACATGGTAATACTATGTTTGAAAGTTGTTGATGGCTTAGTACTCATTTCATGGAATCAATTGTAGCTCAATTTGAGCTAGGTTTATATACAACTCTGGTTAAGTGccatgttttattttctgtGCAGGTTCAGGTGACGGAAGCATGCACGCTTGGAACATTAACATGCGGAGTGAGGTAggttatcttcataattaacaCTTTTAATTATTCCTTTCTATAAGCATTGCTTTATTTGGTAGCTTTCTTGACTCTTTATGCATCCATTTTCAGCAAAGTGTTTTGGAGAAGagttttgttaatttggatAATTTTTAGTTATTTCAtccattattatttttatgtttttactttttttacCTGAATTCAACACAGTTGAATGAGTTAAAACAGGAATATTATTTCCTGAGTGTTACCCAAAATTTTGGTTATACTACACTTAATCAAATGGGTTTCTTATTATGAGGCAGTCAGGCAGGTgtgaattttatttaataatgGAAATAACCTAAGATTTAAAGCAATTAAAGGATAGGCTGTTAAAGGTTTAACAACAAGAAACAAAGGTTAAGCGAGTTAAGTCTCGCATAGAGGCCCTTAGGTTAGAGATATCACCAACAAGGAAGCACACCTTTATCCCAGAGTTATGTATAACACTAAGCTAGGGTACTTGAAAATGGTTCTACATTGAAGAAGAAAACTAACATGATGTATGTGTTCTCTCTAATTTGATTTTATTCAAGCTTGTCTGCTTCTGTCCAATGTCTCAACAAATTTTCATTTGGAACATAAGAGTCTTGTAAAGGTAGAAAAAGATATAATACTGGATAATATTTTGTAGTCGTTTAAAAGGAGTAAGATCCAACTCATACAAGCCAAATGAACCTTCTATAAGTTGCTTATAGCATGCTTTCTCGTTAGTCAGTAAGCAAGTGAGCACTAGAGATTATTGACATCTAGTTTGCGCAAGAAATCCAAATCTCTGAGATGAATTATATTTGAGGTTTTTTCCATTTATCCCAAAATATTGAAGGAGTACCTTCAAAGTTCTCCTTAACTATGGGATGTAGTGGAAATCCTCTCGAAATTGGGGTGTATTGAAAGATTGAAACTGATGCATATGAAACCGTTGGTGTTTTAGGATTGTGGGAAATGGTTGATGATCGGCTTATGATGATGTGCGGTCAAGTGGATTTTTCGTTATGAAGTGAAGACGAAAGTGGTGGGTTGTAAGCCAGTTATAATATTGTATAAAAGCTAGGCCACAACGAGATCACATATGAAGACTCTTGAAAGCCACTAACTTAACATTAAGGTAAAACCAGTATAAAACAACCTAAAGTAAATGTATAATGGATAAGCTATAGAATTGGAAGTTGCAGAATGCACAAGATTGAAACTTAATTATAAATTAGGTACCTTGAGTGACAGTAAAGCAATCTATTAAAGTGACGGTATAgcaatgtactccctccgtttcgaaataatggggACGGTTTCCTTATATGGGTGTTTCAAAAGGGACATtgtgctttattctatttttggtagATGACTCACCATATATAATGCATTCACACTATTCTTTTTCTCACTTTACTTGCAACATTCCACtcaatatattattatattctcTTTTTACTCATAAGTTTTCACTCAacctatttttttattcttctttTCTCACAACATTCCACTTTTCCCGTACTTATTTTACTTTCCAATCATTTATCTTGGTTGTTGTGAAATGTGTAAGTGTccccattatttcgaaacgAAGGTAGTATTAAAGTATCTATCGAGAACATCGCTGCTAATCCAATTGCTCCATGGCTGCAGTTgcaattcaagttcacttgaatCCGAGGACTAGAAGTAGAAAATTAGTAAACCTTGTGTACAATCAAGTCATACCTCATATATCAGGATGCTTGATATTTTGGAATGTgttttgttttggttgttgcaGTGTGATGTTTTACTTGCCAAAAAAATGTCATTCCTGTCATTGGTAGATAATTAATTTTTCCTAGAGCTTATTCTTCATCCTTAGCAGCTTAAAATTCGGGTATTTAGAAGCCAGGCAATCAATTTCCTACTGCCTTTATCCATCTCTGATATTCCAATTTAGGTTGTCCAATAATGTAATTATTAAGCTCTGATTGTGAAGATACTTTAGCTGAGTATTTGTGTTTTTAATTCTCGGCAGTTGTGTCTTCCTCTGATTGTGGTCCATGGCTTAGAATTTTGATTTAAAAACTAGCTGTTGAAAGTCTTGCTAATCAGGGGAAAGCTTCTGATAAGAATAGTTCTACTTCCACAAGAACCATCCGAAACTCTAAACATTCGCTGTAAACTGTCGATAATAGATAAATACCTTCCAAAAGAAAACTAGGGGAAAATAGAAATTAAAGTGAAATATAACAGAACAGAGGTGTGTCATACACATTGTTTCAGTAGCTGCCTCTTGGCGTCAGCACTCCTCTTGTCCTTGCCTTTATACACTTTCCTTGATTGACTTCGGGAAAGAATTGTGGCCTGTTGTACTAGCACGATCATCTAGCAATTGTAGTGACGAGTATTTAAGTTGTAATGTTAAACCTGCTGTGTTCCAGGCCTTAATAATTTCTTTAGACCTTGTCTCGCTCCTACCTGGAattctttgaaatttgaattttgatctCTGTGAATTGTGACGCTTGAAATGCTCAATCTTTCATCTCACATAGGGCATGTCTTTCTTGTCCTACAGGTTGCACGTTGGAGTAGTCATATCGGTGTTCCATCGTGTTTGAAGTGGGCACCACGACGTGTGATGCTAGTGGCAGCTTCCAGTGTTCTTACTTTCTGGATACCTAACCATGGAAAGATCACTGGTGAATCCAATGCCAATGATGCTGACGTAGCAACGAAACTGGAAGTGCTTCCCCACTGACAGCTAACGTGCTAATAGCATGATGTATACTGTATTATGTGAAGTATTATGCACCAATCAGTCAAGAACATTGCAATAGTCAATAGTTATATCTGTATGGTGAAGAACATGAATGAAGGTAGCTAAGAAAGAGACATTCCAGTTACTGATTATGTACCATTTTTACAGTACATGATAATTTTAATGAATACAAAGCATATTCATGTGAAGTTTTACTTCAGAGTGCTTTTGATAAACTTCATAAGTTATTGTgattaactttttatttttcttcaggGTAAGAAGTCaaatgatataattatttaataatgaTGTGGATTTGTGAGAAATGGATTGGAGGGGTGGGTGGAACCGGCCGGTCAAATACTTAGgaactagtataatacccgtgcaTTTGTTCGGtttaaaaatttcaaatatTAAGTTCTCactaatttgaaattttaaatattttcaaTAAGTGATGATACAAAACTCatatatttaaatttatataatttttgtattttaaataattaatttatatgaatttgaaaattttacgCTTTAATAAATATAACTCgtcataaaataaaaaaattccttCATAAATTTATGTTACTATGTACATTACGAAATTAATCATCTCAATTGCTTAATAAATACTTCATACTTTAttataactactccctccgtattttaatgTGAGTTACACTTTGACTGTCACAAAGTGTTAGGAGGttttaaattgaattaataaaCTAATTGCAAGTGGACATCGggttaataatttattataagaAATTGATAATGGTTGAATTATTCATTGTTGGAAAAACATGGTGCGAGTAAGTGTAGGTTCACATGAAAGAGATAGAAAGATTAATATAATAGGGAGCGAGGACCAATATGTTCTCCCTCCCTATTgtgcgaattttttttttttttttttattggaataATTACAAATATATAAGGGAATGAATAATATAAGAGAAGAAAATACTTCCTTCAGATTTTTGTtacactttttttaattttcatccctttttattttctacTTTATTTCTATTTAGCAATTTTTTTAAACCTTACCCCTTAAAATCTCAAACCCCACTTATACCACTCTCTAGCTCCACCCACCTACCTCATACCTGCATAATGTAAGGATTCTTACCCACTTTTATTAGTGAGAAAAGATaggtattaaaataattatggaATCTTTCCCAAAATAAAAGTGTAAAAACTAATTTGGGATATATGAAAATGAAAAGCGTAAAAAACTAATATGCGACGTATGagtaataaaatgtataaactGTAACAAATATGGCACACATAATTATGATTTTATATGCATGCAGTATAACTGTATAAGAAAGTGAGATGCGAAATGTTTTATTTAGGAGTAGGCAAATTGATGACGAATTTTTTTAATGTGAAACCGACATATGTTTATTCTGGTTGAAGGTACCTCATGTATTTTAGTACGAAGtataatatataaacaaataTATAAAAGATTTGTGTTATACGCCTATAGGCTATACGTATAGACAATAGACTCGTCAAGAGTTGTTTTACTCCATAACTTATACACTATGACAATGAGATATGTACATATAAACATGGAGCATCTTAAATCAAGAGCCCTTTCTAGCTAAATATTACTTATGGCAAATATTGTTAACTTTCCACATTATAGTTACCCTAAATAGTTAGTTGTTTGTTTATTATCGTTAACAATATATAATATACTCATTATAGTTAATCATCATTATATAATGCACTAAATATTGTATACAGGGATTATCATGTTATTATACCTAAATATTCAAATGGAAAAGATACTCTATGCCAATTTTATTATAACTCTTTTAGTATAggtatatattatttatattattaagtTTATATATGATAATATGTCCTAAAGTAATATTCATACGCAAAtcaaataatcttttaatttgGAAAAGATAATTCATACATAAGATTATTAAATCAATTATGTAATTGTAGTTCATTTATTTAGGGGAAGAaaaaggtgttaggttatgatacatatgaacaacataaatcatgcggaaaaagctatatgccaggattcaaattaattgcacataacaattagcataatttagatgcatacactttgtagtgtgccctcccttgctgcgtctgaaccgaacaagaacaagtctttaggactccaagtgtcgtccctccgtagatagtccacagcacgtccgaatccgccttaaaattgactaactagaatctccctcaaggtactagaattttcggctattatgggggcAATTatttgactgaatttttgctctcaaaaactcactttgaatacttgaaacttgtgtataaattgtgaactaggatcacatatttataggggtatggaaaacaaattggaatcctattagaattctaattagttaattagaatttaattaaaacactatttaactaatttatcctattaggattaggaaaccaatcattaatcgaatcctacttgaCTTAGGATTTGTGtggaagcacaaacacacaaacACGAGCATGgccgcatgcgcgcaggccatgcccgcgcacagcccttgcaggcgctcagcccacgcaagtcttgcggcccacgcgagcctcgcagcccacgcgagcagctatgctcgcagcccattgcgcgCGCAGCCATGCTGGCAGCCTTGGCCTgataggcctggccttgcgctgggcctggcgtggccatGGTTGtcttgtgtggcgcgctggcttgctggacacgggcctggcttcgtgttgggccttcgtctagcaagtctcgtccgatgctaattcgtacgacgcgcttccgattaatttccgatacgaacaatatttaacatttccaattccggaattaatttccgtttcgaacaaatatttaatatttccgtttccggaactattttccgattccaataatatttccgattccaacaatatttccgtttccggcaatatttcagattccggcaatatttccatttccgataatattttccgatacgtaccatgtttccgtttccggcaacatctacgacttggacaatatttatattttcgatacgatccatatttccgtttccggtaatatcatcgtttccggtgtattcattatttgcctttgacgatcttagctcccactgaaaccaagatccgtcgattccgaatatctatagatggagtatttaatgccattaaatacttgatccgtttacgtactatttgtgtgaccctacgggttcagtcaagagtaagttgtggattaatatcattaattccacttgaactgaagcggcctctaactaggcatacagttcacttgatctcactggattattaacttgttaattaatactgaaccgcatttattagacttaccattaaatgcatacttggaccaagggcattatttccttcaaaaagagcgaaagaaaaatcaacgTGAGAGCGATATGTGTCAGTTTTGCATCTAGGGCTTCTCTTTAGAATAGTTACTAGTATAGGACCCGTGAGATGCAcggtttatatattttaactttaagtgcaaagttaaattaatttagaaaagaAACATAGAAAAATAAGTAGAttctttttgcttcttttcacgCGCCACCCATAATTTCATGTTAGGTATTAAAACCAGTTATCATCCTGTATTATGAGGGATGTCAATTCTCAAGCTGGGTTAGTCCGATCGTTTAGAACTCGAACCTTTAATAACCCGCGAGTTGGAACCCAAGACGCgatccgattatattcaacccgaaccgaccGAAAAGTATTAACCAGATTAAGATCTAAAACCCGATAGAAAACTCGTTCCGCAGCAACACATAccatttcaacccgaaccgaatgGATCTGAAAGCCGTTAATCTGTTTCAATCCAAACCGTTTGAACCCGAGGAAAACTCGTTTACAATACGAATTGTTTTAACGCGTAACCCACTTAATACGATCCGTTT encodes:
- the LOC110775308 gene encoding protein ANTHESIS POMOTING FACTOR 1, which codes for MAITSLTELDDDVVRSMAIGAVFSDFGGQINSIDFHRTSDLLVTASADDSVRLYDIVNAKLLKTTYHKKHGADRICFTHHPSAVVCSSKYNLDSTGESLRYLSMYDNRCLRYFKGHKERIVSLCMSPINDSFMSGSLDHSVRIWDLRVNACQGILRLRGRPAVAYDQQGLVFAVAMEGGAVKLFDSRSYDKGPFDTFLVGGDNAEVCDIKFSNDGKSMLLTTTNNNVYVLDAYAGEKRCGFSLEPSQNTTIEATFTPDGQYVVAGSGDGSMHAWNINMRSEVARWSSHIGVPSCLKWAPRRVMLVAASSVLTFWIPNHGKITGESNANDADVATKLEVLPH